One window from the genome of Acidobacteriota bacterium encodes:
- a CDS encoding aspartyl protease family protein produces the protein MRPKNRYEAALAVDAGDPTALHGRGRSHASRRRFDAALADVRRAISSSPKEPAFHYTLAAILEETRQFRPAADALDRYLDLIPSRDESEMAKWAAAQSAFLRSFDDRVPYEVISRRESYTIPFRVVDNRLLVSGRVNGNTPVEFALDTGTDQTTLPPAIAARAGVRPTLTLQTAGVGSFGVGFRVLQVARIDELLIGDFRIRNIPGLIKSPTLTEIPRQEGAGFSPLALGFSMEIDYERGVLTMSRRFAEADFPTRLPLRMQRLATVRGTLNRDTPASFILDTGGTAVSVSRKVASRLPLAPDTRLVPVRVFGTSGWDRGAFLLPFVDLELAPGVGTSQRSVAVLNLDAPSALLGYEMGGIIGHEFLRHYLVRIDLERGELGLRPIK, from the coding sequence ATGAGGCCGAAAAACCGTTATGAAGCCGCGCTGGCCGTGGATGCCGGCGACCCCACTGCGTTGCACGGCCGTGGGCGCTCTCACGCCTCCCGCCGCCGGTTTGATGCGGCGCTCGCCGATGTGCGCCGGGCCATCAGCTCTTCTCCAAAAGAGCCGGCGTTTCACTACACGCTGGCCGCGATTCTCGAAGAGACCCGGCAGTTCCGGCCGGCCGCCGATGCGCTCGATCGGTATCTCGATCTGATTCCGTCACGCGACGAAAGCGAGATGGCGAAATGGGCCGCCGCCCAGTCGGCGTTCCTTCGCAGCTTTGACGACCGGGTGCCGTACGAGGTCATCAGCCGGCGTGAGAGCTACACCATTCCGTTCCGGGTGGTGGACAACCGGCTCCTCGTCAGCGGCCGCGTCAACGGGAACACGCCGGTGGAGTTTGCGCTCGACACCGGTACCGACCAGACCACGCTCCCGCCGGCCATCGCCGCGCGCGCCGGCGTTCGGCCAACCCTCACGCTGCAGACGGCCGGCGTCGGCAGCTTCGGTGTGGGTTTCCGTGTACTGCAGGTCGCGCGGATCGATGAATTGCTCATCGGCGACTTTCGCATCCGCAACATCCCGGGCCTTATCAAGAGTCCGACCCTGACCGAGATTCCACGGCAGGAGGGCGCCGGGTTTTCGCCGCTCGCCCTGGGTTTCTCCATGGAGATTGACTACGAACGCGGCGTGCTGACCATGTCGCGGCGTTTTGCGGAGGCCGACTTCCCCACGCGCCTCCCCCTGCGGATGCAGCGCCTCGCCACCGTGCGGGGGACGCTCAACCGCGACACGCCCGCCAGCTTCATCCTGGACACCGGGGGCACCGCGGTCTCGGTCAGCCGCAAAGTGGCCAGCCGGCTGCCCTTGGCCCCCGACACGCGCCTGGTGCCGGTGCGGGTATTCGGCACGTCGGGATGGGACCGCGGCGCGTTCCTGCTGCCGTTTGTGGATCTGGAGCTGGCGCCAGGCGTGGGAACCTCCCAGCGATCCGTCGCGGTGTTGAACCTTGATGCCCCCAGTGCCCTGCTCGGCTACGAAATGGGCGGCATCATCGGGCACGAGTTCCTCAGGCACTACCTGGTGCGCATCGACCTCGAGCGCGGCGAACTGGGCCTGCGGCCGATCAAGTAG
- the sugE gene encoding quaternary ammonium compound efflux SMR transporter SugE has product MPWVILFLAGLLEVAWAVGLKYTEGFSRPVPSLLTGLALVASVWLLALSVRTLPIGTAYAVWTGIGAVGTVIVGILKFGESASVFRITCVGLIVIGLIGLKFAPGSR; this is encoded by the coding sequence ATGCCGTGGGTGATCCTGTTCCTGGCCGGGCTGCTTGAGGTGGCCTGGGCAGTCGGGTTGAAGTACACCGAAGGGTTTTCACGGCCTGTACCGTCGCTTCTGACAGGACTCGCGCTTGTGGCCAGCGTCTGGCTATTGGCGCTGTCTGTCCGGACCCTTCCCATCGGCACCGCCTACGCGGTGTGGACGGGGATCGGGGCCGTGGGCACGGTGATCGTCGGCATCCTGAAGTTCGGGGAGTCGGCCTCGGTGTTTAGAATTACGTGTGTGGGACTGATCGTCATCGGGCTGATCGGTTTGAAGTTCGCTCCAGGCAGCCGCTGA